In Sphingomonas psychrotolerans, the following proteins share a genomic window:
- a CDS encoding PepSY-associated TM helix domain-containing protein, whose amino-acid sequence MHGTTAAPAKVKRSRKSFWLKQLHMWHWMSSAVSLIGLLLFAITGFTLNHAADIEATPRSIERAVQLPSPLLAQVRPDEAPDSKRPLPADVAKFVGEKLQMPTTGNAEWTIDTVYLAQPRPGGDGWISIDRATGEVTSEISSRGWIAYLNDLHKGRNAGGVWKWFIDIFVLACVIFSLTGLVLLQMHARHRKSTWPLVAAGLIIPALLAIFFIH is encoded by the coding sequence ATGCATGGTACCACTGCAGCGCCCGCCAAGGTGAAGCGCAGCCGGAAGAGCTTCTGGCTGAAGCAGCTTCATATGTGGCACTGGATGAGCTCGGCGGTGAGCCTGATCGGGTTGCTGCTGTTCGCGATTACCGGCTTCACGCTCAATCACGCCGCCGATATCGAGGCGACGCCGAGGTCAATCGAGCGCGCCGTCCAGCTCCCGTCGCCGCTGCTCGCGCAAGTCAGGCCCGACGAGGCGCCCGACAGCAAGAGGCCGCTGCCCGCGGACGTCGCCAAGTTCGTCGGCGAGAAGCTGCAAATGCCCACGACCGGCAATGCCGAATGGACGATCGACACCGTCTATCTGGCGCAACCGCGCCCGGGCGGCGACGGCTGGATCTCGATCGATCGCGCGACCGGCGAAGTGACCAGCGAGATCAGTTCGCGCGGCTGGATCGCGTATCTCAACGACCTCCACAAGGGCCGCAACGCCGGCGGGGTGTGGAAGTGGTTCATCGACATCTTCGTGCTCGCCTGCGTGATCTTCTCGCTGACCGGACTGGTGCTGCTCCAGATGCACGCGAGACATCGCAAGAGCACCTGGCCGCTCGTCGCCGCGGGGCTGATCATCCCGGCGCTGCTCGCCATTTTCTTCATTCACTAA